A part of Campylobacter ureolyticus ACS-301-V-Sch3b genomic DNA contains:
- a CDS encoding glycosyltransferase family 2 protein, with product MNKLSIVILTFNSEKYLKEVLESSKFADEVLVIDSGSSDKTKEICQNYNVKFIYQKWLGFGKQKKFGVNSAKNEWIFVLDSDEVITKELENEIKQTLENPKFVAYKVSRLNFFFGKAIRKMGLYPDYSTRLFNKKFANFNEKEVHESVEFKDKNSKFGKLKNYFKHYAYENIEEFILKQNKYSTLGAKKNYFKAFFNPKWTFFKLFVLKGGFLEGYKGYIISKLYSQYTFWKYVK from the coding sequence ATGAATAAATTAAGCATAGTAATTTTAACATTTAATAGCGAAAAATATTTAAAAGAAGTTTTAGAAAGTTCTAAATTTGCAGATGAGGTTTTAGTCATAGATAGTGGCTCAAGCGATAAAACAAAAGAAATTTGTCAAAATTACAATGTTAAATTTATATATCAAAAATGGCTTGGTTTTGGAAAGCAGAAAAAATTTGGTGTAAATAGTGCAAAAAATGAGTGGATTTTTGTGCTTGATAGTGATGAAGTTATAACAAAAGAGCTTGAAAATGAGATAAAGCAAACTTTAGAAAATCCAAAATTTGTGGCTTATAAGGTTTCAAGGCTTAATTTTTTCTTTGGAAAAGCTATCAGAAAAATGGGTCTTTATCCTGATTATTCAACTAGGCTTTTTAATAAAAAATTTGCAAATTTTAATGAAAAAGAAGTTCACGAAAGTGTTGAGTTCAAAGATAAAAACAGTAAATTTGGAAAACTGAAAAATTATTTTAAGCATTATGCCTATGAAAATATAGAAGAATTTATACTTAAACAAAACAAATATTCAACTCTTGGTGCTAAAAAAAACTACTTTAAGGCTTTTTTTAATCCAAAATGGACGTTTTTTAAACTTTTTGTTTTAAAAGGCGGATTTTTAGAAGGCTATAAAGGATATATTATCTCGAAACTTTATTCACAATATACTTTTTGGAAATATGTAAAATGA
- a CDS encoding glycosyltransferase family 9 protein — protein MFYLLIFIFFYPILKIISIFRKKDNKTLVIQNAVIGDYANSSIIFEKIKPFDIVLNKTNLAFANYDNRIINKFPINDYKNKKFGKLKLAFILFLNNYSNVYILTPNSLNLFLGKFTMAENIVTIQPSLSKFKFLSIGTKRVNHSTNNLTTTTYLKMVNAENEKYEKCIQNPYFIPKNKKIKNDKTFKIGISLSAGNKMKTPPVQTWNKIFEILTKFNCEIYIFGIKNEDELLKQIELKNNIVINFVNQIELRELPFYISLLNLYISSDTGNYYIADTMKIPTICLMGPCFSSEQRGVYKSLIINSKLKPISSVFKTVRNIDAKKYFVLSQDDEKNIYDFIYSLNKNLK, from the coding sequence ATGTTTTATTTGCTCATTTTTATATTTTTTTATCCCATATTAAAAATAATAAGTATATTTAGAAAAAAAGATAATAAAACTTTGGTTATACAAAACGCAGTTATAGGTGATTATGCAAATTCAAGCATTATTTTTGAAAAAATAAAACCATTTGATATTGTTTTAAATAAAACAAATTTAGCATTTGCAAATTATGACAATAGAATAATAAATAAATTTCCAATAAACGACTACAAAAATAAAAAATTTGGAAAATTGAAATTAGCATTTATATTATTTTTAAATAATTACTCAAATGTTTATATACTAACACCAAATTCTTTAAATTTATTTTTAGGGAAATTTACTATGGCAGAAAATATTGTTACGATACAACCAAGTTTATCAAAATTTAAATTTTTATCCATTGGAACCAAAAGAGTTAATCATTCAACAAATAATTTAACAACTACCACTTATTTAAAAATGGTAAATGCAGAAAATGAAAAATATGAAAAATGTATACAAAATCCATATTTTATACCAAAAAATAAAAAAATAAAAAATGATAAAACTTTTAAAATTGGCATAAGTCTTAGCGCTGGAAATAAAATGAAAACTCCACCAGTGCAAACTTGGAATAAGATATTTGAAATATTAACTAAATTTAATTGTGAAATTTATATTTTTGGTATAAAAAATGAAGATGAGTTGCTAAAACAAATAGAGTTGAAAAATAACATAGTTATAAATTTTGTAAATCAAATAGAGTTAAGAGAACTTCCTTTTTATATATCTTTGCTTAACTTATACATATCATCAGATACCGGAAATTACTATATAGCAGACACAATGAAAATACCAACAATATGCCTAATGGGTCCTTGTTTTTCAAGTGAGCAAAGAGGCGTTTATAAATCTTTGATAATAAACTCCAAACTAAAACCAATAAGCTCAGTTTTTAAAACAGTAAGAAATATTGATGCTAAAAAATACTTTGTGTTAAGCCAAGATGATGAAAAAAATATATATGACTTTATCTATAGTTTGAATAAAAATTTAAAATAG
- a CDS encoding NAD-dependent epimerase → MRIFITGTAGFIGFHLSQKLAKRGDEVYGFDNINDYYDVNLKYKRLEFLGFDKEDIKENDVITSKKYSNLHFVKGELEDSKNLNLLFEKYKFDVIVNLAAQAGVRYSLKNPKAYIDSNIVGFVNLLECARHYSVKNFVYASSSSVYGLNEDMPFSEHKSVNHPISLYAATKKSNEMMAHTYSHLFNVPTTGLRFFTVYGPWGRPDMALFLFVDAAIKDKSIDVFNNGHMKRDFTYIDDIVKGIIKVVDNPAKPNKNWDPKNPDPATSKAPFKIYNIGNSAPVELMDYIKAIELKLNKTIKKNFLPMQPGDVAATYADTSDLENELGYKPNTDIKEGISNFIDWYIEFYKTKEN, encoded by the coding sequence ATGAGAATTTTTATAACAGGAACAGCTGGATTTATCGGCTTTCATTTATCGCAAAAACTGGCAAAAAGAGGTGATGAAGTATATGGATTTGATAATATAAATGACTATTATGATGTAAATTTAAAATACAAAAGATTAGAATTTTTAGGTTTTGATAAAGAAGATATAAAAGAAAATGATGTTATTACTTCAAAAAAATACTCAAATTTACACTTTGTAAAAGGAGAACTTGAGGATAGTAAAAATTTAAATTTACTTTTTGAAAAATATAAATTCGATGTAATTGTAAATTTAGCCGCACAAGCTGGAGTAAGGTACTCACTAAAAAACCCAAAAGCATATATAGATAGCAACATAGTTGGATTTGTAAATTTGCTTGAGTGCGCTAGACACTACAGTGTTAAAAACTTTGTTTATGCAAGTTCAAGTTCTGTTTATGGATTAAATGAAGATATGCCTTTTAGCGAGCATAAAAGTGTAAATCATCCAATAAGTCTTTATGCTGCAACAAAAAAAAGTAACGAGATGATGGCTCATACTTATAGTCATTTGTTTAATGTGCCAACAACTGGGCTTAGGTTCTTTACGGTATATGGACCTTGGGGAAGACCTGATATGGCACTATTTTTATTTGTTGATGCTGCTATAAAAGATAAAAGTATTGATGTTTTTAATAATGGTCACATGAAAAGAGATTTCACATATATAGATGATATTGTAAAAGGCATTATAAAAGTTGTTGATAATCCTGCAAAGCCAAATAAAAATTGGGATCCTAAAAATCCTGATCCTGCAACCTCAAAAGCACCTTTTAAAATTTATAATATAGGAAATAGTGCTCCAGTTGAGCTTATGGACTATATAAAGGCTATTGAGTTAAAACTTAATAAAACTATTAAAAAGAACTTTTTGCCTATGCAGCCAGGAGATGTTGCTGCAACTTATGCTGATACAAGCGATTTAGAAAATGAGCTTGGTTATAAACCAAATACTGATATTAAAGAAGGAATTTCAAATTTTATCGATTGGTATATTGAGTTTTACAAGACAAAGGAAAATTAA
- the rfaQ gene encoding putative lipopolysaccharide heptosyltransferase III, protein MKILIIKFRNIGDVLLSTPLIENLKIKYPDAKIGFALNKGCEAMITQNPNVSKIHIYDRNKLKKMSFLKRLFSEISFAKEIKKEKYDIAINLTSGDRGILIAKFANIKKIIGIKGKNKFISKFITDEMPKFKGFRHVVEQNLDALKTLNFEPFSKKVSVYSNENIDFLSLPKKFIHIHPTSRWMFKCINDNIMAKIIDLCENELGIKIVLTADKNETEMNKINSILSLCKSKPINLAGKLNLKQIVTLSKKSSLYIGVDTAIMHIAAANDIPCIAFFGPSGAFEWGPWDNSLAKSGYTKKNGIQKMGKHIVIQKNWDCVPCGNDGCDGSKISKCLMEFEKEFLSDFKNLIKKKLDLTTF, encoded by the coding sequence ATGAAAATTTTAATTATAAAATTTAGAAATATTGGAGATGTTTTACTATCAACACCTTTAATTGAAAATTTAAAAATAAAATATCCAGATGCAAAGATTGGATTTGCTCTAAATAAAGGTTGTGAAGCCATGATCACACAAAATCCAAATGTTAGTAAAATCCATATCTATGATAGAAATAAACTAAAAAAAATGAGTTTTTTAAAAAGGCTTTTTTCTGAGATAAGCTTTGCAAAAGAGATAAAAAAAGAAAAATATGATATAGCTATAAATTTAACCAGTGGAGATAGAGGTATTTTAATAGCTAAATTTGCAAATATAAAAAAAATAATAGGAATAAAAGGTAAAAACAAATTTATAAGTAAATTTATAACCGATGAAATGCCTAAATTTAAAGGATTTAGACATGTTGTTGAGCAAAATTTAGATGCGTTAAAGACACTAAATTTTGAGCCTTTTTCTAAAAAAGTTAGTGTTTATAGCAATGAAAATATAGATTTTTTATCTCTGCCTAAAAAATTTATACATATTCACCCTACATCAAGATGGATGTTTAAGTGCATAAATGATAATATAATGGCTAAAATAATTGATTTATGTGAAAATGAACTTGGTATAAAAATAGTTTTAACTGCTGATAAAAATGAGACTGAAATGAATAAAATAAATAGTATTTTATCACTTTGCAAAAGTAAACCAATAAATTTGGCAGGAAAACTAAATTTAAAACAAATAGTAACACTGTCTAAAAAATCGTCCTTATATATCGGAGTTGATACTGCTATTATGCATATTGCAGCTGCAAATGACATTCCTTGTATAGCATTTTTTGGACCAAGTGGAGCCTTTGAGTGGGGGCCGTGGGATAACTCTTTAGCAAAGAGTGGTTACACTAAAAAAAATGGAATTCAAAAAATGGGAAAACACATAGTTATTCAAAAAAATTGGGATTGTGTCCCGTGCGGAAATGATGGCTGTGATGGTAGTAAAATAAGCAAATGCTTAATGGAATTTGAAAAAGAATTTTTATCTGATTTTAAAAATTTAATTAAGAAAAAACTTGATCTAACTACTTTTTAA
- a CDS encoding lipid A biosynthesis lauroyl acyltransferase — MDKIYLILFYTLWFIVKILPEFALKGFSNLIGILAFYIDKKHKKIVLANLDMCFEDTLTKEEKLKIAKNTYRNFARFGIDFIKNQNSTKDKILKKVVFKNEEIFINALNSDRPIIVQTAHFGNWELFSLAIAAKFGPVSIVGRALDSKSMDKILVKNRTQFNIELIEKSGAAKGVLKALKNKRAVGILTDQNTAKKDGIEISFFNKKALHTPAASIFAQKTNALIIPAFIYKNSDKKDEIYFFEPIDIKKFDKNEAILKATQLQADATEKIIRFKPDEYFWFHKRFKHFYEEIYE, encoded by the coding sequence ATGGATAAAATTTATCTGATTTTATTTTACACACTTTGGTTTATAGTAAAAATTTTACCAGAATTTGCACTAAAAGGCTTTTCAAATTTAATAGGAATTTTGGCTTTTTATATAGATAAAAAACATAAAAAAATAGTTCTTGCGAATTTGGATATGTGTTTTGAAGATACTTTAACAAAAGAAGAAAAGCTAAAGATTGCAAAAAACACATATAGAAATTTTGCAAGATTTGGAATTGATTTTATAAAAAATCAAAACTCTACAAAAGATAAAATTTTAAAAAAAGTAGTTTTTAAAAATGAAGAAATTTTTATAAATGCTTTAAATAGTGATAGGCCAATAATAGTTCAAACTGCTCATTTTGGAAATTGGGAACTTTTTAGTCTTGCAATTGCAGCTAAATTTGGTCCTGTAAGCATAGTAGGAAGAGCACTTGATAGCAAATCAATGGATAAAATTTTAGTTAAAAACAGAACTCAATTTAACATAGAATTAATAGAAAAAAGTGGTGCGGCAAAGGGGGTTTTAAAAGCTTTAAAAAACAAAAGGGCAGTTGGTATCCTAACCGATCAAAATACTGCAAAAAAAGATGGAATAGAAATAAGCTTTTTTAATAAAAAAGCCTTGCATACTCCTGCAGCTTCGATATTTGCACAAAAAACAAATGCTTTAATAATTCCAGCTTTTATCTATAAAAATAGCGATAAAAAAGATGAAATTTACTTTTTTGAACCAATTGATATAAAAAAATTTGATAAAAACGAAGCTATTTTAAAAGCAACACAACTTCAAGCCGATGCAACAGAAAAAATAATAAGATTTAAGCCTGATGAGTATTTTTGGTTTCATAAAAGATTTAAACATTTTTATGAGGAAATTTATGAATAA
- a CDS encoding nucleotide sugar dehydrogenase has protein sequence MSIKISVIGLGYVGLPLAVAFSDKFKVIGFDVNEKRVEELNKFNDKTLEINLEKLKNAITNNKMKLSSKIDDIKECNFYIVSVPTPVDKNNRPDLTPLLKASQSVGSVLKKGDIVVYESTVYPGATEEECVPVLEKFSNLKFNEDFFCGYSPERINPGDKEHTITKIKKITSGSTNKVADIVDDVYASVIKAGTFKASSVKVAEAAKVIENTQRDINIAFVNELAMIFEKMHIDTTEVLKAAGTKWNFLKFSPGLVGGHCIGVDPYYLTHKAQELGYHPEIILAGRRINDNMGKYAANRVIKLMIKHDKKINKAKVLILGITFKENCPDIRNSRVIDVIKELKEFGCNVDVYDPWADKNDVLREYNLNLIENLNLNNCDAVVLAVAHDEFKNLDFSNLDAVTFDIKGILQNPDGRL, from the coding sequence ATGAGTATTAAAATATCAGTTATAGGGCTTGGCTATGTTGGGCTTCCATTGGCTGTAGCTTTCAGTGATAAATTTAAAGTTATAGGTTTTGATGTAAATGAAAAAAGAGTGGAAGAATTAAATAAATTTAATGACAAAACTCTTGAAATTAATTTAGAAAAACTTAAAAACGCTATAACTAATAATAAAATGAAACTTAGTTCAAAAATAGATGATATAAAAGAGTGTAATTTTTATATAGTAAGTGTTCCAACGCCTGTTGATAAAAATAATCGCCCAGATTTGACACCACTTTTAAAAGCTAGCCAAAGTGTTGGAAGTGTGCTTAAAAAAGGTGATATTGTTGTTTATGAAAGTACTGTTTATCCAGGAGCTACTGAAGAAGAGTGTGTTCCAGTGTTAGAAAAGTTTTCAAATTTAAAATTTAATGAAGACTTTTTTTGCGGATATTCTCCAGAGAGAATAAATCCAGGAGATAAAGAACATACTATTACAAAAATTAAAAAAATAACTTCAGGTTCAACAAACAAAGTGGCTGATATAGTTGATGATGTTTATGCAAGCGTTATAAAAGCAGGGACTTTCAAAGCTAGTAGCGTAAAAGTTGCAGAAGCTGCAAAAGTTATAGAAAATACTCAAAGGGATATAAATATAGCTTTTGTAAATGAGCTTGCTATGATTTTTGAGAAAATGCATATTGATACAACAGAGGTTTTAAAAGCTGCTGGAACAAAGTGGAATTTTTTAAAATTTAGTCCTGGGCTAGTTGGCGGACACTGTATTGGTGTTGATCCATACTACTTAACTCACAAAGCTCAAGAGCTTGGATATCATCCTGAGATAATACTTGCAGGAAGAAGAATAAATGATAATATGGGAAAATATGCAGCAAATAGAGTTATAAAACTCATGATAAAGCATGATAAGAAGATAAATAAAGCAAAAGTTTTAATACTTGGCATTACATTTAAAGAAAATTGTCCTGATATAAGAAACTCTCGCGTTATTGATGTGATAAAAGAGCTAAAGGAATTTGGTTGTAACGTGGATGTTTATGATCCTTGGGCTGATAAAAATGATGTTTTAAGGGAATATAATTTAAATTTAATAGAAAATTTAAATTTGAATAATTGTGATGCTGTGGTATTAGCAGTGGCTCATGATGAGTTTAAAAATTTAGATTTTTCAAATTTAGATGCCGTAACTTTTGATATAAAAGGAATTTTACAAAATCCAGATGGAAGATTATAA
- a CDS encoding polysaccharide deacetylase family protein, which translates to MTIPILMYHHILPKSGFITSNVCEFESQIRYLSKNGYKTITSDEFYFYKKGEITLPKKSILITFDDGWRDNFYYAYPILKKYDLKATLFLVSGWIEAASNQNSINKTDFLPLSHKEAKKAAPKNPAALFLNWDEVEKMSDVFDFRSHTHGHFDNYFEKNSLEDEIVLCKEVFKKRLGFDDNQLCWPRGKFDDSYINIAKDNGYEMFYTTQRGINLSDKKLEHIKRIAVKKDEAWLKKTLFIFSNAFLGKIYSSLKK; encoded by the coding sequence ATGACAATTCCAATTTTAATGTATCATCACATCTTACCAAAAAGTGGTTTCATAACAAGTAATGTTTGTGAGTTTGAGTCCCAGATAAGATATTTATCAAAAAATGGATATAAAACAATTACTTCAGATGAGTTTTATTTTTATAAAAAAGGTGAAATAACTCTTCCAAAAAAAAGTATTTTAATAACTTTTGACGATGGTTGGAGAGATAATTTTTATTATGCCTATCCTATTTTAAAAAAATATGATTTAAAGGCAACTTTATTTTTAGTAAGTGGCTGGATAGAGGCTGCTAGTAATCAAAACTCTATAAATAAAACTGATTTTTTGCCACTTTCTCACAAAGAGGCTAAAAAAGCTGCACCTAAAAATCCTGCTGCACTTTTTTTAAACTGGGATGAAGTTGAAAAAATGAGTGATGTTTTTGACTTTCGTTCTCATACGCACGGACATTTTGATAACTATTTTGAAAAAAATAGCTTAGAAGATGAGATAGTTTTATGCAAAGAAGTGTTCAAAAAACGTCTTGGATTTGATGATAATCAACTTTGTTGGCCAAGAGGAAAATTTGATGATAGCTATATAAATATAGCAAAAGATAATGGCTATGAGATGTTTTATACAACACAAAGAGGCATAAATTTAAGCGATAAAAAGTTAGAACATATTAAAAGAATAGCTGTTAAGAAAGATGAAGCCTGGCTTAAAAAAACTCTTTTCATTTTTTCAAATGCATTTTTAGGAAAAATTTATTCAAGCCTTAAAAAGTAG
- a CDS encoding UDP-glucose dehydrogenase family protein, protein MKIAIIGTGYVGLVSGACFAKMGNDVICVDVDENKINLLKGGEIPIYEPGLKEIVDECFKNGTLKFTTKIEDALKDSKVFFIAVGTPMGSNGQADLKYVLEVAKSIGEKMNNELIVVDKSTVPVGTSEKVTKVINNELQKRKKDIKFEVVSNPEFLKEGAAIEDFMKPDRVIVGAKSDEAFSIMHELYSPFMMSSDRFIKMDPKSAEMTKYAANSMLATKISFINEIAGICEKVGADINAVRKGIGSDKRIGYSFIYPGCGYGGSCFPKDVEALIYTAKEHDFEPSLLLSVENRNKEQKKVLSSKINSFFKGDLKGKKVAIWGLSFKPNTDDIREASSVILINELIKNGVNVIAYDPKAIDEAKKIFKNIDYASNKYDALNGADCMVLVTEWQEFRSPDFYEIKQRLKNPVIFDGRNQYNANIMKEYGFKYFQIGVKDEY, encoded by the coding sequence ATGAAAATAGCAATTATAGGAACTGGATATGTAGGTCTTGTAAGTGGTGCTTGTTTTGCAAAAATGGGTAATGATGTTATCTGTGTTGATGTTGATGAAAATAAAATAAATTTACTTAAAGGTGGAGAAATTCCAATTTATGAGCCTGGTCTTAAAGAGATAGTTGATGAGTGCTTCAAAAATGGCACTTTAAAATTTACAACTAAAATAGAGGATGCCTTAAAAGACTCAAAAGTATTTTTCATAGCTGTTGGAACCCCAATGGGATCAAATGGGCAAGCTGATTTAAAATATGTTTTAGAAGTTGCTAAAAGCATAGGCGAAAAGATGAATAATGAACTTATAGTAGTAGATAAATCAACTGTTCCAGTTGGTACTTCAGAAAAAGTAACAAAAGTTATAAACAATGAACTACAAAAAAGAAAAAAAGATATTAAATTTGAAGTTGTAAGCAATCCTGAATTTTTAAAAGAGGGCGCTGCTATAGAGGATTTTATGAAGCCTGATAGGGTTATAGTTGGGGCTAAAAGCGATGAAGCTTTTAGTATTATGCATGAGCTTTATTCTCCATTTATGATGAGCAGTGATAGATTTATAAAAATGGATCCAAAAAGTGCTGAAATGACTAAGTATGCGGCAAATTCTATGCTTGCTACAAAAATTAGTTTTATCAATGAAATAGCTGGAATTTGTGAAAAAGTAGGAGCCGATATAAATGCCGTTAGAAAAGGTATTGGAAGTGATAAAAGGATAGGTTATAGTTTTATTTATCCAGGATGCGGATATGGTGGTAGCTGCTTTCCAAAAGATGTTGAAGCATTAATTTATACTGCAAAAGAGCATGATTTTGAGCCTAGCCTTTTGCTTTCTGTAGAAAATAGAAACAAAGAGCAAAAAAAAGTTTTATCTAGTAAGATAAATAGTTTTTTTAAAGGTGATTTAAAAGGTAAAAAGGTTGCTATATGGGGACTTTCTTTTAAGCCAAATACCGATGATATTAGAGAGGCAAGTTCAGTTATTTTGATAAATGAACTTATAAAAAATGGTGTTAATGTCATAGCTTACGATCCAAAGGCAATAGATGAGGCTAAAAAGATTTTTAAAAATATAGACTATGCTTCAAATAAATATGATGCCTTAAATGGTGCTGATTGCATGGTATTAGTAACAGAATGGCAAGAGTTTAGATCGCCCGATTTTTATGAAATAAAACAAAGGCTTAAAAATCCTGTAATTTTTGATGGTAGAAATCAATATAACGCAAATATTATGAAAGAGTATGGATTTAAATATTTTCAAATTGGAGTAAAAGATGAGTATTAA
- the waaC gene encoding lipopolysaccharide heptosyltransferase I has protein sequence MKIAIVRLSALGDIVQTSIVLQFIKKHYENAQIDWVCEERFASILENCKLINKVIKINLKNKQFVKSYKILKNARKNSYDLAIDFQGLIKSALVAKLICKNVAGFDKNSIRESFASYFYTKKIYSPYEENVIIRYLTLASKTLNFSFSKDEILDKSPCFAINSKNEKKDILIIVGSSQNAKIYDVNLQVELINILKNKGYEIYISYGKGEENLADFISSKTEVKKISNLSLKDLCNEISNFKLVIGPDAGPTHLAWALNVKSITIFGYTPYYRNTYHTDINLTIHSGKKIDAKNLNKSDFCINEIKPIEIANLATRLLNG, from the coding sequence ATGAAAATAGCAATAGTAAGACTTTCAGCCCTTGGAGATATTGTTCAAACTTCTATAGTTCTTCAATTTATAAAAAAACACTATGAAAATGCTCAAATTGATTGGGTTTGTGAAGAAAGATTTGCAAGTATTTTAGAAAACTGCAAACTTATAAATAAAGTTATCAAAATTAACTTAAAAAATAAGCAGTTTGTAAAAAGTTATAAAATTTTAAAAAATGCAAGAAAAAATAGTTATGACTTAGCAATTGACTTTCAAGGTCTTATAAAATCTGCTTTGGTTGCAAAGCTAATTTGTAAAAATGTAGCTGGTTTTGACAAAAATAGTATTAGAGAAAGTTTTGCAAGTTATTTTTATACAAAAAAAATCTACTCGCCTTATGAGGAAAATGTTATAATAAGATATCTAACACTTGCTTCAAAAACTTTAAATTTTAGCTTTTCAAAGGATGAAATCTTAGATAAATCACCTTGTTTTGCCATTAATTCAAAAAATGAAAAAAAAGATATCTTAATCATAGTAGGCTCTAGCCAAAACGCAAAAATTTATGATGTAAATCTACAAGTTGAATTAATTAATATTCTAAAAAATAAAGGATATGAAATTTATATATCCTATGGAAAAGGTGAAGAAAATTTAGCTGATTTTATAAGTAGTAAAACAGAAGTAAAAAAAATATCAAATTTAAGCCTAAAAGATCTATGCAATGAAATATCAAATTTTAAACTTGTAATAGGACCAGATGCTGGACCAACACACTTAGCCTGGGCGTTAAATGTTAAATCAATCACTATTTTTGGATACACGCCATATTACAGAAACACATATCATACAGATATAAATTTAACAATTCATAGTGGTAAAAAAATAGATGCAAAAAATCTAAATAAGAGTGATTTTTGTATAAACGAGATAAAACCTATCGAAATAGCAAATTTAGCAACAAGGCTTTTAAATGGATAA